One genomic segment of Bacillota bacterium includes these proteins:
- a CDS encoding MBL fold metallo-hydrolase, producing the protein MATAANRRTFPIARDVVGIDLLFQGRPNLIASFVLIGPGGRFVIIEPGPESTLDGLKAGLAEAGLSLQRLEGVLVTHIHLDHAGAAGQLSREAACPVWVHETGLPHLADPSRLWASASRTFGADLMEQLWKGITPVPKELLRGIGEHAALEFFGHTVEALYTPGHAAHHVAYLLDGELLFAGDAAGVAPPGRSYVRVPAMPPELDVEQWDETTRRLRSLGLRKLVFTHFGPASGPPEGYLESVSRQLEAWSEAVLAGLKAGASDEELARRLQALEVSAAAAHGVDARELEAYELITPIRLIVKGYQRYWQKVHPERLDLTPA; encoded by the coding sequence ATGGCAACAGCCGCTAATCGCCGCACCTTCCCCATCGCCCGGGACGTCGTGGGAATCGACCTGCTCTTCCAGGGCCGGCCCAACCTCATCGCGAGCTTCGTGCTGATCGGGCCCGGCGGGCGGTTCGTGATCATCGAGCCGGGCCCGGAGAGCACACTCGACGGCCTGAAGGCGGGGCTTGCGGAGGCAGGGCTCAGCCTGCAGCGGCTCGAGGGCGTGCTCGTGACCCACATCCACCTGGATCACGCCGGTGCGGCCGGCCAGCTTTCCCGCGAGGCAGCCTGCCCGGTCTGGGTGCACGAAACGGGCCTGCCGCACCTGGCAGACCCTTCTCGCCTCTGGGCGAGCGCGTCGCGCACGTTCGGGGCCGACCTGATGGAGCAGCTCTGGAAAGGGATCACCCCGGTTCCAAAGGAGCTGCTGCGCGGCATCGGCGAGCATGCTGCCCTGGAGTTTTTCGGGCACACCGTCGAGGCCCTCTACACCCCGGGGCACGCTGCCCACCACGTGGCCTACCTGCTGGATGGCGAGCTGCTCTTCGCGGGGGACGCGGCCGGCGTCGCGCCGCCTGGCCGCTCTTACGTGCGGGTGCCTGCGATGCCGCCCGAACTGGACGTCGAGCAGTGGGACGAGACCACGCGCCGCCTGCGATCCCTTGGCTTGCGCAAGCTGGTGTTCACCCACTTCGGCCCGGCGAGCGGCCCGCCGGAGGGATACCTCGAGTCAGTGAGCCGCCAGCTCGAGGCGTGGTCCGAGGCGGTGCTCGCCGGGTTGAAGGCGGGAGCCTCCGACGAGGAGCTGGCGCGCCGCCTCCAGGCCCTGGAGGTCTCGGCGGCGGCGGCCCACGGCGTCGACGCGCGTGAACTCGAGGCCTACGAACTCATCACGCCGATCCGGCTCATCGTCAAGGGGTACCAGCGCTACTGGCAGAAGGTGCACCCCGAGCGCCTTGAC